A single window of Flavobacterium sp. 140616W15 DNA harbors:
- a CDS encoding cell surface protein, with the protein MEKNPSKILKLTFLSILLLGFIACDSDKDENQEIINPTEVLTGSYTVNRFNVLNIVPNLPSHSKLTWSINDSIISQSSQLDFISPYLKNYPLTLKVETNGVVNTYTSAINVTKEPVNYSKYISNVFDFRPAVGQFTNEIPEYSPGNTEANLINTAKKALVGSKASMISLGGFGGYVVFGFDHTIPNMDGRDFKILGNAFWGSEANEARSGSCEPGIILVAYDKNKNGKPDADEWYEIAGSEYFKNTTVNNYTITYFKPDANKPPVAGDEFWQTNIEYIKWQDNLGNSGYKTQSAFHAQSYYPLWISEGSYSLTGTKIENNFYDQSGTGNYWVGKSFDFGYADNAPNNDEGSNIDISWAVDKDGKYVKLPGIDFVKVYTGINQEAGWLGEVSTEVSGAYDLYIK; encoded by the coding sequence ATGGAAAAAAATCCTTCTAAAATTTTAAAATTGACTTTTCTATCGATTCTATTGCTAGGTTTTATAGCATGTGATTCTGATAAAGATGAAAATCAGGAAATTATAAATCCTACTGAAGTACTCACAGGATCATACACTGTGAACCGCTTTAATGTTCTTAACATTGTTCCGAATCTGCCTAGCCATTCAAAACTTACATGGAGTATTAATGATTCTATAATTTCTCAGAGTTCGCAGTTGGATTTCATTAGCCCTTATTTAAAGAACTATCCTTTGACTTTGAAAGTAGAAACCAATGGAGTTGTAAATACATATACTTCTGCAATCAATGTAACAAAAGAACCTGTGAATTATAGCAAATACATCTCAAATGTATTCGATTTCCGTCCTGCAGTTGGTCAGTTTACTAACGAGATTCCAGAATATTCACCCGGAAATACAGAAGCAAACCTGATTAATACAGCCAAAAAAGCCCTTGTTGGATCAAAAGCAAGCATGATTTCACTAGGTGGATTTGGAGGTTACGTCGTATTTGGTTTTGATCATACAATTCCGAATATGGATGGAAGAGATTTTAAAATTTTAGGGAATGCCTTTTGGGGAAGTGAAGCCAATGAAGCGCGCTCAGGATCTTGCGAACCTGGGATTATTCTAGTAGCTTATGATAAAAATAAAAATGGAAAACCTGATGCAGATGAATGGTATGAGATTGCAGGAAGTGAATATTTTAAAAATACTACAGTAAATAATTATACCATTACTTATTTTAAACCTGATGCTAACAAACCACCAGTTGCTGGAGATGAATTTTGGCAAACTAACATAGAATATATTAAATGGCAAGATAATCTTGGGAATTCTGGTTATAAAACACAAAGTGCATTTCATGCTCAAAGTTATTATCCACTATGGATCTCTGAGGGTTCATATAGTTTAACAGGCACAAAAATCGAGAACAATTTTTACGATCAGAGCGGTACTGGAAACTATTGGGTTGGTAAATCATTTGACTTTGGATATGCTGATAATGCACCAAATAATGATGAAGGATCTAATATTGATATCTCTTGGGCTGTTGATAAAGATGGAAAATATGTAAAACTTCCTGGGATAGATTTCGTTAAAGTATATACTGGAATAAATCAAGAAGCGGGTTGGTTGGGAGAAGTCTCTACAGAAGTTTCTGGTGCCTATGACCTGTACATAAAATAA
- a CDS encoding type IX secretion system membrane protein PorP/SprF — protein MKKIILLFIIIGLPVYGQELQLPPTSQYLADNPYVIAGAYAGIGDFYKIRFTGETQWLGVKDAPQTQSLSFDVRIGDRSGLGAVFFNDKNRNTSQKGGQITYAHHITLSEYNNQFLSFGLSYKFTNFNIDASDIITSDPSVQSYNVNNSNFDLSFLYRLENFFISFNAANILDKSIKPTILKEPTNIRNYYLYTGFLLKNKFTSIEYEPSILYQLYESDGRSSLDLNLKIRKMTGNNYIWAGISARLLADQSFKPNSIAPLVGFRQNRFYAAYSFNISLNQLQNHNSGTHMITVGFDFSNRVSNCKCVN, from the coding sequence ATGAAAAAAATAATATTGCTTTTTATAATAATTGGTCTTCCTGTTTATGGGCAAGAATTACAACTCCCGCCAACCAGTCAATATTTAGCAGATAATCCATATGTAATTGCCGGAGCCTATGCCGGAATTGGAGATTTTTATAAAATACGCTTCACTGGAGAAACACAGTGGTTAGGTGTAAAAGATGCTCCACAAACGCAGTCCCTGTCTTTTGATGTCAGGATAGGAGATCGCTCAGGACTTGGAGCTGTATTCTTTAATGATAAAAACAGAAACACTTCTCAAAAAGGAGGTCAAATAACTTATGCTCATCATATTACTTTATCGGAATATAATAATCAGTTTCTTTCATTCGGACTCTCTTATAAATTTACTAATTTCAATATTGATGCATCTGATATTATCACATCAGATCCAAGTGTTCAATCTTATAATGTGAATAATTCAAACTTTGATTTAAGCTTTTTGTATCGTTTAGAAAATTTTTTTATCAGTTTTAATGCTGCAAATATTTTAGATAAGTCAATAAAGCCAACGATTTTAAAAGAGCCTACAAATATTAGAAATTACTATTTATATACTGGTTTTCTTTTGAAAAATAAATTTACTTCTATAGAATACGAACCTTCTATTTTGTATCAATTGTACGAAAGTGATGGACGTTCCAGTCTTGATCTTAATCTTAAAATTCGAAAAATGACTGGCAATAATTATATTTGGGCAGGTATAAGCGCAAGACTATTAGCCGATCAGTCGTTTAAACCTAACTCTATTGCGCCCCTAGTGGGATTTAGACAAAATAGATTTTATGCCGCTTACTCATTTAATATTAGCCTGAATCAACTTCAAAATCATAATTCGGGTACCCATATGATAACTGTTGGATTTGATTTTAGTAACAGGGTAAGCAATTGTAAATGTGTAAATTAA
- a CDS encoding T9SS type B sorting domain-containing protein has product MFLFNLDDFDDILYTESMPDVLCEGYPADFTIKNNFPDYLDTDSRITYKWINPLGTVVSTSKKYTISAVTPADAGLYTLEISSFDCLITRTKNLTVTPAVVLDPAVITPASFCANKTINLSVNGTLPSGTTYSWTGPNGFTSAIQNPNITNAQAINAGTYEVTCTSKDCDGVTDIIKKKQIEVVVNSIIKPKITCGTQTQSTITFNWEAVSGATDYSVSYQVNTNPVQNIGTIGNVLTYDVTSLQPSDNVLFSIIPIGASNTCFEVESKTCQTNTAPICSIPIAKAINTAVITCSSPSVTLDGTGSTTGAGIDYKWTTTDGTIVSGATTLNPIVSSAGTYNLMVTNTANGGCNSLPAIVTVTGAYSLLTVPTLTSLNSICAGSDAIFTITGTTGDLVSYTGAISGTAVIGTTGSVTVTIPSPTSNTTLNLTNSTDGICSQIITGVTKTITIQKAPNTGTNGVLKLCSGSVPTHAQLFAQLGGTPDAGGTWSAIGNIYTYTVNATAPCTLTASATVTLNTQTAPNAGTNGVLTLCSGSVPTHAQLFAQLGGTPDAGGTWSAIGTIYTYTVNATAPCTLTATATVTLNTQTAPNAGTNGVLTLCSGSVPTHAQLFAQLGGTPDTGGTWSAIGTIYTYTVNATAPCTLTATATVTLNTQTAPNAGTNGILTLCSGSVPTHAQLFAQLGGTPDAGGTWSTIGNIYTYTVNATAPCTLTAKATVTLNTQTAPNAGTNGVLTLCSDSVPTHAQLFAQLGGTPDTGGTWSAIGNIYTYTVNAIAPCTLTATATVTLNTQTAPNAGTNGILTLCSGSVPTHAQLFAQLGGTPDTGGTWSAIGNIYTYTVNATAPCTLTATATVTLNTQTAPNAGTNGILTLCSDSVPTHAQLFAQLGGTPNAGGTWSAIGTIYTYTVNATAPCTLTATATVTLNTQTAPNAKAGSPGIISCTQPTIKLNGTGSESTNVTYLWTGGTIVSGANTLTPVVSSSGIYTLTVTNIALGCSSSDTVLVTQDIENPDFTFSETAVNQFLITGYGGKAPYQYSINTPNNYISDPVFKIDHSGNYTIYVKDIKGCFSTQTVYLDYAGIEFPKFFSPDGNGSNDYWYPTRIEDYPDLEVLIFDRYQRLITSFKGNTTMGWDGTYQGKPLPMGDYWYVIKTNNDKDRRELIGGMTLFR; this is encoded by the coding sequence ATGTTCTTGTTTAATCTAGATGATTTTGATGATATTCTTTATACCGAGTCCATGCCTGATGTATTGTGTGAAGGATACCCAGCCGATTTTACAATAAAAAATAATTTCCCGGATTATTTGGATACCGACTCCAGAATTACCTACAAATGGATAAATCCTTTAGGAACGGTAGTTTCTACTTCAAAAAAATATACTATCTCTGCTGTTACGCCTGCAGATGCGGGTCTTTATACTTTAGAAATCAGTTCTTTCGACTGCTTAATTACAAGAACCAAAAATCTGACAGTTACCCCAGCTGTTGTTCTTGATCCCGCTGTTATTACACCAGCTTCTTTTTGTGCAAATAAGACTATCAATCTAAGCGTAAATGGTACACTCCCATCTGGCACTACGTATTCATGGACAGGTCCAAATGGCTTTACTAGCGCAATTCAAAATCCAAACATTACAAACGCACAAGCCATAAACGCAGGCACTTATGAAGTGACCTGTACCAGTAAAGATTGTGATGGTGTTACAGATATAATCAAAAAAAAGCAGATAGAAGTTGTTGTAAATTCAATAATAAAGCCTAAAATTACCTGTGGCACTCAAACGCAAAGTACTATAACGTTTAATTGGGAAGCTGTTTCAGGTGCTACTGATTATTCTGTTTCTTATCAGGTGAATACGAACCCAGTACAAAACATTGGAACTATTGGTAACGTGTTAACCTATGATGTAACCTCATTACAGCCTTCAGATAATGTCTTGTTTTCTATAATTCCTATAGGAGCTTCTAATACTTGCTTTGAAGTCGAAAGCAAAACCTGTCAGACAAATACAGCGCCTATTTGTTCTATTCCAATAGCAAAAGCCATTAACACTGCAGTAATTACCTGTAGCAGCCCTTCTGTTACATTAGACGGTACTGGTTCGACAACCGGTGCAGGTATTGACTATAAATGGACTACTACCGATGGTACAATCGTTAGTGGAGCAACAACACTAAATCCAATTGTTAGCTCAGCAGGAACTTATAATTTAATGGTAACCAATACTGCTAATGGAGGTTGTAATTCGCTTCCTGCAATAGTTACAGTCACAGGAGCCTATTCATTACTAACAGTTCCAACTTTAACCAGTCTTAACTCCATTTGTGCAGGGTCAGATGCTATTTTTACAATAACAGGAACAACGGGAGATCTTGTAAGCTATACTGGAGCTATTTCTGGAACTGCTGTAATAGGAACTACGGGCTCAGTAACGGTAACGATTCCATCACCAACCTCAAATACAACTTTGAATTTAACAAATAGTACAGATGGTATCTGTAGTCAAATTATAACTGGAGTAACTAAAACCATTACCATACAAAAAGCTCCTAATACAGGAACTAACGGAGTTTTGAAATTGTGCTCAGGATCTGTCCCTACTCATGCGCAATTGTTTGCTCAACTTGGAGGAACACCCGATGCTGGTGGTACTTGGTCTGCTATTGGGAATATTTATACCTATACTGTAAATGCGACAGCTCCCTGTACTTTAACCGCTTCTGCCACTGTAACACTAAACACGCAAACTGCTCCTAATGCAGGAACTAACGGAGTTCTGACATTATGCTCAGGATCTGTCCCTACTCATGCGCAATTGTTTGCTCAACTTGGAGGAACACCCGATGCTGGTGGTACTTGGTCTGCTATTGGAACTATTTATACCTATACTGTAAATGCGACAGCTCCCTGTACCTTAACTGCCACAGCTACTGTAACGCTAAACACACAAACTGCTCCTAATGCAGGAACAAACGGAGTTCTGACATTGTGCTCAGGATCTGTCCCTACGCATGCGCAATTGTTTGCTCAACTTGGAGGAACACCCGATACTGGTGGTACTTGGTCTGCTATTGGAACTATTTATACCTATACTGTAAATGCGACAGCTCCGTGTACCTTAACCGCCACAGCCACAGTAACACTAAACACACAAACAGCTCCTAATGCAGGAACTAACGGAATTTTGACATTGTGTTCTGGTTCTGTCCCTACGCATGCCCAATTATTTGCTCAACTAGGAGGAACACCCGATGCTGGTGGTACTTGGTCAACTATTGGGAATATTTATACCTATACTGTAAATGCGACAGCTCCGTGTACCTTAACCGCCAAAGCTACTGTAACGCTAAACACACAAACTGCTCCTAATGCAGGAACAAACGGAGTTTTGACTTTGTGTTCTGATTCTGTTCCTACTCATGCGCAATTGTTTGCTCAACTTGGAGGAACACCCGATACTGGTGGTACTTGGTCTGCTATTGGGAATATTTATACCTATACTGTAAATGCAATAGCTCCCTGTACCTTAACCGCCACAGCCACAGTAACACTAAACACACAAACAGCTCCTAATGCAGGAACTAACGGGATTTTGACATTGTGTTCTGGTTCTGTCCCTACGCATGCCCAATTGTTTGCTCAACTTGGAGGAACACCCGATACTGGTGGTACTTGGTCTGCTATTGGGAATATTTATACCTATACTGTAAATGCGACAGCTCCCTGTACCTTAACCGCCACAGCAACTGTAACACTAAACACACAAACAGCTCCTAATGCAGGAACTAACGGAATTTTAACTTTGTGTTCTGATTCTGTCCCTACGCATGCGCAATTGTTTGCTCAACTTGGAGGAACACCCAATGCTGGTGGTACTTGGTCTGCTATTGGAACTATTTATACCTATACTGTAAATGCGACAGCTCCATGTACCTTAACCGCCACAGCCACTGTAACACTAAACACGCAAACTGCTCCTAATGCTAAAGCTGGCAGTCCAGGCATAATTAGCTGTACTCAACCAACAATAAAGTTAAATGGTACTGGCTCTGAGAGTACTAATGTTACTTATTTATGGACTGGCGGAACGATTGTCAGTGGAGCCAACACATTAACCCCTGTTGTAAGTTCCAGCGGAATTTATACTTTAACGGTTACAAACATTGCTTTGGGATGCTCTTCAAGCGATACTGTTTTAGTTACACAAGATATTGAAAATCCTGATTTTACCTTTTCAGAAACAGCAGTAAATCAATTTTTAATAACAGGTTATGGCGGTAAAGCTCCCTATCAATACAGCATTAACACCCCTAATAATTATATATCTGATCCAGTCTTTAAGATTGATCATTCTGGAAACTATACCATTTATGTAAAAGACATTAAAGGTTGCTTCTCTACTCAAACTGTCTATTTAGACTATGCCGGAATCGAATTTCCAAAATTTTTCTCTCCCGATGGAAACGGAAGTAATGACTATTGGTATCCAACAAGAATCGAAGATTATCCCGATTTAGAGGTTTTAATATTTGATAGGTACCAACGATTAATTACCAGTTTTAAAGGAAATACAACAATGGGATGGGATGGCACATATCAAGGAAAACCCTTGCCTATGGGGGATTATTGGTATGTTATTAAAACAAACAATGACAAAGACAGGAGAGAATTAATAGGTGGAATGACTTTATTTAGATAA
- a CDS encoding CusA/CzcA family heavy metal efflux RND transporter translates to MLNKIIQFSVKNKLVIGVFTLLWIIYGVYEVTRLPIDAVPDITNNQVQIITTAPSLGAEDVERLITFPIEQAISNIPQLKESRSISRFGLSLVTIVFDDDTDVYWARQQVAERLQKVEIDENASTPEMAPATTGLGEIYQYVVKPQPGYEAKYSLEDLRTIQDWTIRRQLLGTPGIADVATFGGKLKQYEIAVNPARLKAQSLTIKEVFTALSSNNENTGGAYIEKGPTVLYIRSVGLTKNISDIQNIIVKNTQAGTPILIKDIADVKMSSAIRYGALTTDDLGESVGGIVMMLKGENANNVIVDVKKRVAEIEKILPEGLKIEPFLDRTKMVDNAIGTVQKNLIEGALIVVLVLVLFLGNLRAGFIVASVIPLAMLFAIIMMNTFGVSGNLMSLGALDFGLIVDGAVIIVEAILHHLHSTKKYKGIDTLSQEDMDKEVTGSAGRMMNAAVFGQIIILIVYLPILSLEGIEGKMFKPMAQTVAFAILGAFILSLTYVPMVSSLFISKKMNHKPNLSDRIMAKLELYYEKWLSKALRIRKGIVISAFVLFGIALLVFSRMGGEFIPQLEEGDFAVETRLLLGTNLSTTTETIQKISVALKSKYPEVEKVVSRIGSAEIPTDPMPIEGGDMIIVLKDKSEWTSASSFPELADKMTETVKQVAPGVTTGFQFPVQMRFNELMTGAKQDVVCKIYGEDLDKLAEYAEKLGAIAKTVDGATDLYVEKVTGMPQIVIDYDWAEMAKYGIYVSDINKTVNAAFAGAVAGSIYEGEKRFDMVVRVEDSGRKDISDVRNLLIATPTGMQIPLYQVASVKEIEGPNQIQREDAKRRIIVGFNVRGRDVESIVEELQKKVNNQIKFDPGYYITYGGTFENLQEAKSRLGVAVPAALLMILALLYFAFRSLKEGIIIFTAIPLSAIGGVFGLALRDMPFSISAGVGFIALFGVAVLNGIVLISEFNRIQKLGEITDAVQIIITGTKNRLRPVLMTAAVASLGFLPMALSNGAGAEVQRPLATVVIGGLITATLLTLFVLPSIYLMTYHTKVFKKKMKKNKIDKLVLLLVGLFITATVQAQQLPTSLEQSLSIAIQNNKRVKSAHLNEKSKEQLQKSAFDIPKTSLDADYGQFNSRLNDSRFGISQTFAFPTVYSNQKKNLTENYNVAKAESQLTTQEIKSNVRNLFYSYIWLNSKKELLTYADSIYRLMEQKSDLRYKTGETNVLEKSASQSARQFYTNQLTMVNRDIDITIRSFNAILQDSITHVPATGNIKNDFTISLDDKSNVSELPQVKLSNHIAAAAKWKWKTEQAKMLPDITLGYNNLSIIGTQTNNAGQDVYYDRNNRFSYVNLGLSIPLFYSSQSARNKAAKIEYENYQTITEATKIEIKTAITNALSEIEKYKESLHYYESDGLKNASIIIDAANSQLENGDIDYLQWVMVVNQAITIKNEYLDAVNSYNKAIVNLQTLNNL, encoded by the coding sequence ATGCTTAATAAGATAATACAATTTTCAGTTAAGAATAAACTGGTAATTGGCGTTTTTACATTGCTATGGATTATTTATGGCGTGTACGAAGTGACTCGTTTACCTATTGATGCCGTTCCAGACATCACAAACAATCAAGTACAAATTATTACAACAGCTCCATCTCTGGGAGCAGAAGACGTTGAGCGTCTTATAACCTTTCCGATAGAACAGGCAATAAGCAATATTCCGCAGCTAAAAGAAAGCCGTAGTATTTCCCGCTTTGGACTATCGTTGGTGACTATCGTTTTTGACGATGATACTGATGTGTATTGGGCACGCCAGCAAGTTGCCGAGCGCTTACAGAAAGTAGAGATAGACGAAAATGCCAGTACGCCCGAAATGGCGCCTGCTACAACAGGACTGGGGGAGATATACCAATATGTTGTAAAGCCACAACCGGGGTATGAAGCCAAGTATTCTCTAGAGGATTTAAGAACAATTCAGGATTGGACCATTAGAAGGCAACTTTTAGGAACGCCAGGAATTGCCGATGTAGCCACTTTTGGTGGAAAATTAAAACAATATGAAATTGCGGTAAATCCAGCACGATTAAAAGCCCAAAGCCTTACAATAAAAGAGGTTTTTACAGCACTAAGCAGCAATAACGAAAATACAGGTGGAGCTTATATTGAGAAAGGACCAACAGTACTTTATATCCGAAGCGTAGGACTTACCAAGAATATAAGTGACATTCAGAATATTATTGTAAAGAATACACAGGCAGGAACACCAATTCTTATAAAGGACATTGCAGATGTAAAAATGTCTTCGGCAATACGATACGGGGCACTAACAACAGACGACCTTGGCGAATCTGTAGGTGGAATAGTGATGATGCTTAAAGGAGAAAACGCAAATAATGTTATTGTAGATGTAAAGAAACGCGTTGCCGAAATAGAGAAAATTTTACCAGAAGGATTAAAAATAGAGCCTTTTTTAGATCGAACTAAAATGGTAGATAATGCTATTGGTACAGTTCAAAAAAACCTTATTGAGGGAGCATTGATTGTTGTTCTGGTATTGGTATTGTTTTTAGGAAATTTAAGAGCAGGCTTTATTGTAGCGTCGGTTATTCCTTTAGCAATGCTGTTTGCAATTATCATGATGAATACTTTTGGGGTAAGTGGTAACCTTATGAGCCTTGGAGCACTTGATTTTGGTTTAATAGTAGATGGAGCAGTAATTATAGTCGAAGCCATATTGCATCATTTGCACAGTACCAAAAAGTATAAAGGAATAGATACGCTTTCGCAGGAAGATATGGATAAGGAAGTCACAGGATCGGCAGGGCGAATGATGAATGCGGCTGTATTTGGACAAATAATTATCCTTATAGTATATCTTCCTATACTGTCGCTGGAAGGAATAGAAGGTAAAATGTTTAAACCAATGGCACAAACAGTTGCTTTTGCCATTTTAGGAGCATTTATACTATCACTTACTTATGTGCCAATGGTTAGTTCGTTATTTATAAGTAAGAAGATGAACCATAAACCAAATCTTTCAGATCGAATAATGGCTAAGCTTGAATTGTATTATGAAAAATGGTTGTCTAAGGCTTTACGCATAAGAAAGGGGATTGTAATTTCGGCATTTGTTTTATTTGGAATTGCATTGCTTGTTTTCTCAAGAATGGGAGGAGAGTTTATTCCGCAACTAGAAGAAGGAGATTTTGCAGTAGAAACACGTTTGCTATTGGGAACAAATCTTTCGACAACTACAGAAACAATTCAGAAAATATCAGTAGCCCTTAAAAGCAAATATCCAGAAGTAGAAAAGGTAGTTTCAAGAATCGGAAGTGCCGAGATCCCCACAGATCCAATGCCTATAGAAGGAGGAGATATGATTATTGTTTTAAAAGACAAATCAGAATGGACAAGCGCTTCCTCATTTCCAGAGTTGGCAGATAAAATGACAGAAACAGTAAAACAAGTTGCCCCTGGAGTTACTACAGGTTTTCAATTTCCTGTTCAAATGCGTTTTAATGAATTAATGACTGGAGCAAAACAAGATGTTGTCTGCAAGATTTATGGAGAAGACCTAGATAAGCTTGCCGAATATGCAGAGAAATTAGGAGCCATTGCTAAAACAGTAGATGGAGCCACAGATCTTTATGTGGAAAAAGTTACCGGAATGCCTCAGATTGTTATTGATTATGATTGGGCAGAAATGGCTAAATACGGGATTTATGTTTCTGATATAAACAAAACAGTAAATGCCGCTTTTGCAGGAGCAGTAGCAGGTAGTATTTATGAAGGAGAGAAACGCTTTGACATGGTTGTTAGAGTAGAAGATAGTGGTCGAAAAGATATCTCAGATGTACGTAATTTATTGATAGCAACTCCTACAGGAATGCAAATTCCATTATATCAGGTAGCATCCGTAAAAGAAATAGAAGGTCCAAACCAGATACAGCGAGAAGATGCAAAAAGAAGAATCATTGTAGGCTTTAATGTCAGAGGTCGTGATGTAGAATCAATAGTAGAAGAATTACAGAAAAAGGTAAATAATCAAATAAAATTTGATCCTGGTTATTATATTACTTATGGAGGTACATTCGAAAACTTACAAGAAGCAAAATCACGTCTGGGTGTTGCTGTTCCAGCCGCATTATTAATGATTTTAGCACTATTATATTTTGCATTCCGATCTTTAAAAGAAGGAATTATAATTTTTACAGCAATTCCATTATCGGCTATTGGAGGAGTATTTGGACTTGCCTTGCGTGATATGCCATTTAGTATATCTGCAGGTGTTGGATTTATTGCGCTCTTTGGAGTAGCGGTACTAAATGGAATTGTTTTAATATCTGAGTTTAACCGAATACAGAAGCTGGGCGAAATTACCGATGCGGTACAAATTATCATTACAGGAACAAAAAATAGGTTACGTCCCGTATTGATGACAGCTGCCGTTGCTTCTTTAGGTTTCCTGCCAATGGCATTAAGTAATGGTGCAGGAGCAGAGGTACAGCGCCCGCTGGCAACAGTAGTTATTGGTGGACTTATCACAGCAACACTTCTTACGTTGTTTGTGCTGCCATCTATTTATTTAATGACTTATCATACCAAAGTGTTTAAGAAAAAAATGAAAAAAAATAAAATTGATAAATTAGTATTGTTACTTGTTGGTTTATTTATTACCGCTACAGTTCAGGCGCAACAATTACCAACATCATTAGAGCAATCTTTATCTATTGCAATTCAGAATAATAAGAGAGTAAAATCGGCTCATCTAAATGAAAAATCAAAAGAGCAACTCCAAAAATCAGCTTTTGATATTCCTAAAACTTCGTTAGATGCCGATTATGGTCAGTTTAACAGCCGACTGAATGATAGCCGTTTTGGTATTAGTCAAACTTTTGCTTTTCCGACAGTGTATAGCAATCAGAAAAAAAACCTAACAGAAAACTATAATGTTGCTAAGGCAGAATCGCAGCTAACAACACAGGAAATTAAATCGAATGTAAGGAATCTTTTTTACTCCTATATCTGGTTAAATAGTAAAAAAGAATTGCTGACCTATGCAGACTCTATTTATAGATTAATGGAACAAAAGTCGGATTTGCGTTATAAAACTGGAGAAACAAATGTACTCGAAAAAAGTGCTTCACAATCTGCCAGACAATTTTATACCAATCAGCTTACAATGGTAAACAGAGATATCGATATTACAATTCGATCTTTTAATGCCATTCTTCAGGATAGTATAACACATGTTCCAGCAACAGGAAACATTAAGAATGATTTTACTATTTCGTTAGATGATAAATCTAATGTGTCAGAATTGCCACAGGTAAAGCTTTCGAATCATATTGCAGCTGCAGCAAAATGGAAATGGAAAACCGAACAGGCTAAGATGTTACCCGATATTACATTGGGATATAATAATTTAAGTATCATAGGTACGCAAACCAATAATGCTGGGCAGGATGTTTATTATGACCGCAATAATAGGTTTAGTTATGTAAATCTAGGATTGTCTATTCCGTTGTTTTATTCCAGTCAATCGGCACGAAATAAAGCGGCTAAAATAGAATATGAAAATTATCAAACAATAACAGAAGCAACAAAAATTGAAATAAAAACAGCCATTACAAATGCTTTAAGCGAGATCGAAAAATACAAAGAGAGTTTACATTATTATGAAAGCGATGGACTTAAAAATGCATCAATAATTATCGATGCAGCCAATAGCCAATTAGAAAATGGAGATATTGATTACCTGCAATGGGTTATGGTAGTGAACCAAGCAATAACAATAAAGAATGAATATCTCGATGCGGTTAACAGTTATAATAAAGCAATAGTTAACCTTCAAACCCTTAATAATTTATAA